One genomic segment of Thermus thermamylovorans includes these proteins:
- a CDS encoding substrate-binding domain-containing protein, translating to MKRKRPTIHEVATRAGVGLGTVSRVLNNHKAVRPETRARVLRAMEELGYTPNPHARRIAGGRSYTVSILLPFVATEFYRRLIEGLEGVLLEKRYDLALFPILSQNRLRRYLESTTLAYLTDGLILASYDLTEHFDGGRLPTDRPVVLVDARNPRYDSVYLDNSLGGRLAGECLARFPGAIFAIKVEEEPDRAFRHTVFAERMAGFAEALATAGRPFPPEHLYTTRLSQEGGRLALRYFLERTSPPLNVFAGADLVALGVLEEAGRLGLTVGREVRVLGFDGHPFAEEVGLSTIAQPVEAMGAKAAQLLLDRMQGYTGPPREVRFEPILIERESTGAGAGAPYVP from the coding sequence ATGAAAAGGAAAAGACCTACCATCCACGAAGTGGCCACCCGGGCCGGGGTGGGCCTGGGCACGGTGAGCCGGGTGCTCAACAACCACAAGGCGGTGCGCCCGGAAACCCGGGCCCGGGTTCTCCGGGCCATGGAGGAGCTGGGCTACACCCCCAACCCCCACGCCCGGCGCATCGCCGGGGGCCGGAGCTACACGGTCTCCATCCTCCTCCCCTTCGTGGCCACGGAGTTCTACCGCAGGCTCATCGAGGGCCTAGAGGGCGTGCTCCTGGAGAAGCGCTACGACCTGGCCCTCTTCCCCATCCTCTCCCAGAACCGCCTCCGGCGCTACCTGGAGAGCACCACCCTGGCCTACCTCACCGACGGGCTCATCCTGGCCTCCTACGACCTCACGGAGCACTTCGACGGGGGACGCTTGCCCACGGACCGCCCCGTGGTGCTGGTGGACGCCAGAAACCCCCGGTACGACTCGGTGTACCTGGACAACTCCCTGGGCGGCCGCCTGGCGGGGGAGTGCCTAGCCCGCTTTCCCGGGGCCATCTTCGCCATCAAGGTGGAGGAGGAGCCCGACCGCGCCTTCCGGCACACGGTCTTTGCCGAACGGATGGCGGGTTTCGCCGAGGCCCTGGCGACGGCGGGGCGCCCTTTCCCTCCGGAGCACCTGTACACCACGAGGCTCTCCCAGGAAGGGGGGAGGCTGGCCCTGCGGTACTTTCTGGAGAGAACCTCTCCCCCCCTCAACGTCTTCGCCGGGGCCGACCTGGTGGCCCTGGGGGTCCTGGAGGAGGCGGGGCGCCTGGGCCTGACCGTGGGGCGGGAGGTGCGGGTGCTGGGTTTTGACGGCCACCCCTTCGCCGAGGAGGTGGGGCTTTCCACCATCGCCCAGCCGGTGGAGGCCATGGGGGCCAAGGCGGCCCAGCTCCTCCTGGACCGGATGCAAGGCTACACCGGCCCTCCCCGCGAGGTCCGGTTCGAGCCCATCCTGATCGAGCGCGAGTCCACCGGAGCGGGCGCAGGGGCGCCCTACGTTCCCTAG
- a CDS encoding glycerol-3-phosphate acyltransferase translates to MGYLVLAYLLGSLVAGLLLFPEVRGRDLPGGSGVFRRKGPLASALVVLFDLGKGALAASLTPLEWRPLAGAAVVAGHNWPLFFRFRGGGGIAPSLGFFLVWFPGETLAAAGVGLWVAGLYHALYWRLRRRGIYPIPFGAAFGYLAFLLLVPEGGRLGAALVAALVALRGVQILRGRW, encoded by the coding sequence GTGGGCTACCTGGTCCTGGCTTACCTCCTGGGCTCCTTGGTGGCGGGGCTCCTCCTCTTCCCGGAGGTGCGGGGGCGGGATCTCCCCGGGGGCTCGGGGGTCTTCCGGCGCAAGGGGCCTCTGGCCTCGGCCCTGGTGGTCCTCTTCGACCTGGGCAAGGGGGCCCTGGCCGCCTCTCTCACCCCCCTGGAGTGGCGGCCCCTGGCGGGGGCGGCGGTGGTGGCGGGGCACAACTGGCCCCTCTTTTTCCGCTTCCGGGGGGGCGGGGGCATCGCCCCTTCCCTGGGCTTCTTCCTGGTCTGGTTTCCGGGGGAGACCCTGGCGGCGGCCGGGGTGGGGCTCTGGGTGGCGGGGCTCTACCACGCCCTCTACTGGCGCTTGCGCCGGCGGGGCATCTACCCCATTCCCTTCGGCGCCGCCTTCGGCTACCTGGCCTTCCTCCTCCTGGTCCCCGAGGGGGGGCGGCTGGGGGCGGCCCTGGTGGCGGCCTTGGTGGCCTTGAGGGGCGTGCAGATTCTCCGGGGAAGGTGGTAG